In Elaeis guineensis isolate ETL-2024a chromosome 1, EG11, whole genome shotgun sequence, a genomic segment contains:
- the LOC105039154 gene encoding peroxidase 63, giving the protein MARHLQHSSALLAAVLAGVVALSFPAPSTAKLALDYYQKTCPRVVDIVTQVVTNKQIANPTTGAGTLRLFFHDCFVGGCDASILISSGAFSRAERDADINLSLPGDGFDVVVRAKTQLEIQCPGVVSCADILALATRDLVTMLGGPFYHVRLGRKDALASKADTVEGHLPRPNMTVSQMISIFAAKGFTVQEMVALSGAHTVGFSHCKEFANRIYNYNNGGPNAFDPSISPEFAKALQKACANYINDATISTFNDIMTPGKFDNMYFKNLAGGLGLLASDQILMSDWRTRPFVELYAANNTAFFNDFVHAMEKLSVYGVKTGRNGEVRRRCDNFNN; this is encoded by the coding sequence ATGGCGAGGCATCTCCAGCACTCCTCGGCGCTCCTCGCGGCGGTGCTCGCGGGGGTGGTGGCCCTGTCCTTCCCGGCGCCGTCGACCGCGAAGCTGGCGCTCGACTACTACCAGAAGACGTGCCCCCGCGTGGTGGATATTGTGACGCAGGTGGTGACCAACAAGCAGATCGCCAATCCCACCACTGGCGCCGGTACCCTCCGCCTCTTCTTCCACGACTGCTTCGTCGGGGGCTGCGACGCCTCCATCCTCATCTCGAGCGGCGCCTTCAGCCGCGCCGAGCGCGATGCCGACATCAACCTCTCCCTTCCCGGCGACGGCTTCGACGTGGTGGTCCGCGCCAAGACCCAGCTGGAGATCCAGTGCCCCGGCGTCGTCTCCTGCGCCGACATCCTCGCCCTGGCCACCCGCGACCTCGTCACGATGCTCGGTGGGCCCTTCTACCACGTCCGCCTCGGGCGCAAGGACGCCCTCGCCTCCAAGGCGGACACCGTCGAGGGCCACCTCCCCCGCCCCAACATGACCGTCTCCCAGATGATCTCGATCTTCGCCGCCAAGGGCTTCACCGTCCAGGAGATGGTGGCCCTCTCTGGCGCCCACACCGTCGGCTTCTCTCACTGCAAGGAGTTCGCCAACCGGATCTACAACTACAACAACGGCGGCCCGAACGCGTTCGATCCCTCGATAAGCCCCGAATTCGCCAAGGCGCTGCAGAAGGCGTGCGCCAACTACATCAATGACGCGACCATTTCCACCTTCAACGACATCATGACGCCGGGGAAGTTCGACAACATGTACTTCAAGAACCTTGCCGGGGGATTGGGGCTTCTGGCTTCAGACCAGATCCTGATGTCGGACTGGAGGACGAGGCCCTTCGTCGAGCTCTACGCCGCCAACAACACCGCCTTCTTCAATGACTTCGTGCACGCCATGGAGAAGCTGAGCGTGTATGGGGTCAAGACCGGGAGGAACGGAGAGGTCCGGCGGAGGTGCGACAACTTCAATAACTAG